From the Lathyrus oleraceus cultivar Zhongwan6 chromosome 3, CAAS_Psat_ZW6_1.0, whole genome shotgun sequence genome, the window AAATTCAATGTCATGTATGCAACACATTCCTTCTCTTTCGGCATGAAGTGACATGCAATTGGATGGCTGACTAACTTTTCAACAAGTCATGGTTATGTAAACCACATATGACATTAAATCTCCATTTCTTATTTGACAACATATAACCATGCAACTTAATGGTACACTCACATTTTCTTGAATCGATGTCATCTGGTTTAAAATTCCAAAGATTAGGTATATATTTCCCACTTCTTTCGTATGTCATTGTCACAAATGCACATCTTCTATCTGAACCATTATCGGATCTTCTGATTACCATACTAAATCTTAGTTTTGAGGCCTCCGTATGAATCCGTTGAAGCACGTGATCACGAAATTCAAACTCTTCCTCATTTTGAAATTGGTTGCCAACATCTActgccttcacaacaacaccttTGGCATCTGGAGACACAACATGTTTGGAGAAAACATTGgggtgcaccatatctaatgaAAACAATTACAATAAAACACTGAATAAATGCTAATGTTGTAAACAGAGCTAAAAGAATGATAACAGATAGATATCGAAAATGCATTTTTGGATGAGTTCATACTCATTCAGAAATATATCACCAAAATACGTGCATATTTTTCATACTGAAAATAAGATTAATGTGAGCAATGAGGCTTGAAATAAATGATCTTTACTTGAAATTCCAACTTCTTTTACTTCCTTTGTTGTGATGAAAAACAAGATTAAAGATTTAGAGTGAAAATATGGATTGAGAGTGGAACAATTTTTGGTAAGGGTTTGGAGTGGAAAACAAGTATGGTTGTGTGATCATAAAGTTCAGTGTTTCTCCGGAAGCATCATACATGCAAAGGtcataaaaatttcaaaattatgTCCCAAACCTCCAAATATGCATCTCTGGAATGTCCACTAGGTTGATCAACTATGAATATATATTTATTGAAAATACTCGGAGATGCATCTATAAAATATTTTTTAGTATTAATCTAGGGTGACACTCATTTGATGCGCCATAACATTGGTGCATGGTGCATCTGGATATGCATATCTGGAATCTAAAGGGAATTTTTGATTTTCTATAGGGTATTTTTCCACACCATAGGAATTTGTTAACACAACAATCTTTAGCCTTCCTATCGAGGTTTACTTGTAGGGCCGGCTACAAAGTCCTAGACTAATATGTGTTAAGTATATGGTGTGTTTGTTGGTACAATGTTTGGAACACTAGAACAATAGGTAAAATGTTTGCAAATAGAAA encodes:
- the LOC127131021 gene encoding uncharacterized protein LOC127131021 gives rise to the protein MVHPNVFSKHVVSPDAKGVVVKAVDVGNQFQNEEEFEFRDHVLQRIHTEASKLRFSMVIRRSDNGSDRRCAFVTMTYERSGKYIPNLWNFKPDDIDSRKCECTIKLHGYMLSNKKWRFNVICGLHNHDLLKS